cctgcggcgggggggggggggtgtcagggccgaggagccccccgctgcccccccgctgccccccgctgcccccccggccccacctggGCGTCCCGGCCGGCCCCACGTCTCGCTCCAGCTCCACCAGCGCCACGTCGTAGTCGTAAAACTCGGGGATGCCGCGGGCGACCCCGGCCCGCACGTCGTAGCCCTCGTGCTGCAGCCAGCGCCTGATGGGCACCCACTCGcccccccctgcccgccccgtcagccggacgcctgggcccccggacacCCGGGCCCCCTGGGGGACAGCGGGGCACGCGGGGAGGCaccggggcgcccggacgcctgggtcctcgggGGACGCAGCGTTGGGCCcgtcccacccggacgcctgggtcccccggggaggggggtgcggggcgggggtccccggacgcctgggtccccgcgcggggcggccgtaCCCACGTCCACGGTCCAGGTGTCGGTGCTCTCCACGCCGGTGAAGCAGTGAGCGGCCGTCAGCACCCAGCGGCGGGCGACCAGGGACCCGCTGCAGGTCTGCCCCACGCCGGCCTGCGCCCAGCCCgtcagccccggacgcctgggccccgggggcaggttccccccggacgcctgggcccccacaggGCTGGTtcccccgcctccggccccggacgcctgggttctccgtcccgcccgccccctcgggcgccgccgcgggggacccaggcgtccgggcgagggctCACCCGCAGGACGACGTGCCAGGGGTTCTGCTGGGGGCCGGTGGCGCTGGCCGAGGCGTTGGCGAGTCCGCAGATGTCGCCCAGCTCGGCGCCCTCCAGCACGTTCTCCAGCGCCAGCCGCAGGGCCGCCGTGTCCGCCAGCTTGAAGGCGTGCGTCTCGCCCGGCTTCTTGGAGGCGATGGCGTCCAGGTCGAGCCAGTCCACCTCCATGGCCCCCACGCCGAAGGCGTAGACGTCTGCGGGGGCAGAGCGGTCGGTGCCGGGAGGCCACGGCAGGCTTCAAACAGGGCTTGGGGCACCTAGAACGGGGCTTGGGGCACCTAGAACGGGGCTTGAAGCACCTAGAACGGGGCTTGGGGCACCTAGAACGGGGCTCGGGGCACCTAGGAACAGTTCAGGGCACCCAAAAGAGGGCTTGGGGCACCTACAGTGGGGTTTGGGGCACCTAGGATAGGATTTGGGGCACCTAGATGAGGGTTGGGGGTGTCGGAAAGGGGTTTGGGGCACCTAGAACACGGTTGGGGGAGCTAGAACAGGGCTTGGGCACCTAGGTTGGAGTCTGGGGCACCTAGATGAAGGTCTGGGGCACCTAGGACGGGGCTTGGGGCACCTAGAAGCAGCGCAGATGCACCTAGAACGCGTCCCGAGGAAGGGGTCTGCGGTGGGGCCGGGatcccccgcgccgcccccaccCGGGGGGTGTTCGGGGCCCGGCGGAGCCTGGGGGCAGGATTCgaccccggggggcggggggggccggggcggtggccGCGAGGGCAGGAGaggccccggcgggggcggccgcccgggccAGCGATGGCGCAAGAAAAGCAAacagcggcgggggcgggccggggccgggagaaCGCCGGGGtcagggccgggggccggccacaggggccgggggggccacgAGGGGGCATTGGGACGGCCCCGGGCCGGAGCGGCCTGAAGGACGGGCTGGCGGCTCCCGAACGGCCAAGGCGGGTTGCGGCGCCTAGAACCGGCCGTTCGGGGAGCCGACGCCTCCCCGGAGGCAGCTAAAAGCGCCCCGGAGGAGCCTAGGCCTGCCCCGGAGACCAGCCCTGGAGGGGCTCAAACCACCCTCGGGGCGCCTAGAGCGGCCTTGGAGCACCTGGAACCCCCCGGGAGGTTGCTAAAACCAGCCTCGAAGCGGCCTGACCAGGCCTTGAGGTCGCCAACCCCCCACCGAAGTAGCTAAAACCAAGCTCCAGGCACCTAAAACGGCCCCGAGGTAGCGACGCCACCCTTGAAGCACCCAGAACCGGCCTTCGGGCACCTAGAACCACCCTGGAGACGGCTAAAACCGCCCTTCGGGCACCCCGAACTGTCCTCGAGGTTGCTAACGCCACCTTCGGAGTAGCAAAAAGCAACCTCGAGGCGCCTAGGAGCAGCTTTGGGGTAACTGGAACCACAGTCCCAACACCTAGAATCCGCCCTGAGGCACCTAGAGCCGCCCCAAGCACCTCACGGCAGCCCAGAGGCTCCTAGAGCTGCCTGAGGCTGCTTGAAGCGTTTCTGAGAGCTGGAATCAGCCTTGAGGCACCTAGAACTTGCCCCAGGTCACCTAAAACTGGCCTTGAGGTGCCTAGAACCGCCCCAGAGGCTGCTAAACCCCCCTGGGGGCGCCTGGAGCCGGCTGGGGGCACCCACCCAGGTAGTCCGCCCGGTCCGGCTTGATCTCCAGGACATCTTCGATCTTGGCCACGGCGTCACTGGGGTGTCCCCCCACGTTGAACTTGCCTGCGGGGCCAGGAGCGGGGCATGAGCgcagggcccggccggcgcccggggcgccccggcgggtCCTCACCGTCCGTCAGCAGGAGGACGGCGTGCCGGACGCTCCTCCAGGCCTCGGGCTGGCCCTGctgcgccgcccgctcccgctgGAAGAGGATCATGTGGTAGACCTCCATGAGCGCCCCGTGGATGTTGGTCCCCGTCGCATCCCCGTGATCTGCCGGGCGAGAGGCAGAGCCGCCAGGTCCGGGCGGGCTGGGgaccgccggcgcggggccggggaccCCGGCGCGGCCTCGGGGCGCCCGACCTGCCGGTGACCGACCTCCGAACTTCATGGCTTCCACCTTGCTGAGGACCTCGTCGGCGTCGCTGGCCTCGTCGTGGGTCGTGGAGACGATGACCCGGGCCTGGCTGGCGTAGGAGATGACGGCGAAGCTGACGGGCACCTCAAAGCTGCTGATCTGGAAGGGGCGGGAGCGGGACAGCATGAGGACGAGGGTgacggcgccggcgccggcaccCTTGGACGCCCCTTCGGGCACTCAGCGTCGCCTGAGGGGCGCTGAGGTACCTAGAACTGCCCCCACCTGGGTGCCTCGAGGCACCCAGGACCCGCTTTGGGGCATGGAGAGCCCGTTTTGGGGCACCTAGAGCTCACCTGGAGCACCTAGAGTCCACGTTGAGGCACCTAGAACCCGTTTTGCGCCACCCCAGACCCTTTTCAAGCGCTTACACCCCACGGCGGGGTACCTAGCACCCACGTCCGGGCACTCGTCTCTCCCCTTGGCATACCTGGAACCCGCCTGAGGCACCCAGACCCGGCACTGAGGCACCCAGAGCCCACCCAGGGCAGCTGGATCCCGCCCTGGGCCACGCGGCTCCCCCGTGGAGGCACCTAGAACGCCGTTGGGGCACCTAGAacgccgccggggcgcccgggcccGCTCACCCGGTCCACCACGGCGGCCACGCAGTCCTTGAAGACGCGGAAGTTGCTCTCGTTGACGCTCTTGGAGGCGTCGATCAGGAAGTAGACGTGCAGGGAGCCGGTGCGGCTGAGCACGATGCGGCGGCCCAGGGACTCATCTGCGGCCGGCCGTCaccggggcgccccgggcgccCGGGTCCCCCggatcccccccggacgccggggtccccccagctgcccccggacgcctgggtcccccagatcccccccggacgccggggcccccccagctgcccccggacgcctgggtcccccagatcccccccggacgccggggccccccccagctgcccctggatgcctgggtcccccccagacacctgggtccccctggacgcctgggtccctccagaCGCTTGGgtcccccagatcccccccggacgccggggccccccccagctgcccctggatgcctgggtcccccccagacacctgggtccccctggacgcctgggtccctccagacgcctgggtcccccggatcccccccggacgccggggcccccccagctgcccccggacgcctgggtcccccggatcccccccggacgccggggccccccccagctgcccccggacgcctgggtcccccccagacacctgggtccccctggacgcctgggtccctccagacgcctgggtcccccggatcccccccggacgccggggcccccccccagctgcccccggacgcctgggtcccccggatcccccccggacgccggggtccccccagctgcccccggacgcctgggtcccccggatcccccccggacgccggggcccccccagctacccccggacgcctgggtcccccggatcccccccggacgccggggccccccccagctgcccccggacgcctgggtcccccccagacacctgggtccccctggacgcctgggtccctccagacgcctgggtcccccggatcccccccggacgccggggccccccctgctacccccggacgcctgggtcccccggatcccccccggacgccggggccccccccagctgcccctggatgcctgggtcccccccagacacctgggtccccctggacgcctgggtccctccagaCGCTTGGgtcccccagatcccccccggacgctggggcccccccccagctgcccccggacgcctgggtcccccccagacacctgggtccccctggacgcctgggtccctccagaCGCTTGGGTCCCCCggatcccccccggacgccggggccccccccagctacccccagacacctgggtcccccggattccccccggacgccggggcccccccagctgcccccggacgcctgggtccccccggacgccggggtcccggCGGCTCCCACCTCTCTCGGCGCCGGCGCCCGCCAGCCCCAGGACGCCGGAGAGGGACGTGCCGAAGCCGTCGCGGACGTCCTCGGGCAGGTCGAAGGAGAAGGGGtctgcggggaggcggcggggggcggcggggggcgtcaggggggcagggggacggggcgaTGTTCGGGGAGCCAGGGACGCCTGGGGGCATGTCGGGAGCCATGGGGCGGTTCGGGGTGCAGCGTGGGGGACGTGGGTGGGCTCGGGGTGCAACGTGGGGGGTtcggggtgcagtgtggggggtgTGGGCGGGTtcggggtgcagtgtggggggttcggggtgcagcgtgggggacgtggggggttcggggtgcagtgtggggggaTTCGGGCAGGTTCGGGGTGCAGTGTGGAGGGTTCAgggtgcagcgtggggggttCGGGGCGGGTTCGAGGTGCAGCGTGGGGTtcggggtgcagtgtgggggacgtggggggttcAGGGTGCAGTGTGGGGGGTTCAGTGTGCAgtgtgggggacgtgggggttcggggtgcagtgtggggggaTTCGGGCGGTCCGGGGGGATTCGGGAGGCTGGAGGTGCAGCGGGGGGGGTTCGGGGCGGGCTgggggtgcagcgtggggggttCGGGGCGGGCTGGAGGTGCagcgggggggacgtgggggttcggggtgcagcgtggggggttCGGGGCGGGTTCGAGGTGCAGCGTGGGGTtcggggtgcagtgtgggggacgtggggggttcggggtgcagtgtggggggtTCAGTGTGCAgtgtgggggacgtgggggttcggggtgcagtgtggggggaTTCGGGCGGTCCGGGGGGATTCGGGAGGCTGGAGGTGCAGCGGGGGGGGTTCGGGGCgggctgggggtgcagcggggggggtTCGGGGCGGGCTGGAGGTGCagcgggggggacgtggggggttcggggtgcagcgtggggggttcggggtgcagtgtgggggacgtggggggttcggggtgcagcgtggggggttCGGGGCGGGTTCGGGGGGATTCGGGAGGCTGGAGGTGCAGCGGGGGGGGTTCGGGGTGGGTTCGGGGTGCAGCGTGGGGCtcggggtgcagtgtggggggaTTCAGGCAGGTtcgg
This is a stretch of genomic DNA from Struthio camelus isolate bStrCam1 unplaced genomic scaffold, bStrCam1.hap1 HAP1_SCAFFOLD_264, whole genome shotgun sequence. It encodes these proteins:
- the LOC138065475 gene encoding complement C2-like codes for the protein GPAVGHCPPPAVPPGAVATGAGRQRGAEVELRCGPGLLLVGSGRRRCLPSGEWSGAEASCRHPFSFDLPEDVRDGFGTSLSGVLGLAGAGAERDESLGRRIVLSRTGSLHVYFLIDASKSVNESNFRVFKDCVAAVVDRISSFEVPVSFAVISYASQARVIVSTTHDEASDADEVLSKVEAMKFGDHGDATGTNIHGALMEVYHMILFQRERAAQQGQPEAWRSVRHAVLLLTDGKFNVGGHPSDAVAKIEDVLEIKPDRADYLDVYAFGVGAMEVDWLDLDAIASKKPGETHAFKLADTAALRLALENVLEGAELGDICGLANASASATGPQQNPWHVVLRAGVGQTCSGSLVARRWVLTAAHCFTGVESTDTWTVDVGGGEWVPIRRWLQHEGYDVRAGVARGIPEFYDYDVALVELERDVGPAGTPRRICLPCTEDANRALKMPLGTTCKEQEAELLGRARVPAQFVSLETQRTSVLIKTQEEWEACAAGAVQPGTVYAGASVSDVVTERFLCSGGRDEGATCKGESGGALFLERKHRFVQVGVVSWGTFEACRGRRGGAGKQLRARPPPGHRPRDFHISLFRVQPWLRRLLGGQLRFAPLG